In the genome of Palaemon carinicauda isolate YSFRI2023 chromosome 15, ASM3689809v2, whole genome shotgun sequence, one region contains:
- the LOC137654626 gene encoding zinc finger protein 665-like: MMNSKPPFEFPMKIEIEDPVLPAVDPENNDTAVSVALFNDGALFLDPKMEVKVEPEIFDSSESNFKNSYEYDASVSENGSVSCKGDVDNEGSVDTYLRTVMEEDKGKEKRRPSCVIIGKELLEKDVLNQEVNQINEQQIKKRIFGNVNSNALARKRFTCTECGKSFRDRYCLTLHLRIHTGEKPYTCNVCSKAFTTKKLLTGHLGIHLEEKPYKCNVCSKTFTSKYNLTTHLRIHMEGNPYKCNVCSKTFTTKARLTVHLRIHTGERPYKCNVCSKAFNVKGGLIEHLRIHTGEKPYKCNVCSKAFTSKQLLTRHLRVHTGEKPYKCNICSKTFTSKQNLTTHLRIHMEGNPYKCNVCSKTFTTKAHLNVHLRIHTGERPYKCNVCSKTFNVKESLVQHLRIHTGEKPYNCDVCSKTFTTRQSLTVHIRIHMEEKPYNCYACGKTFATKQILTAHLKIHTREKPYKCDVCNKEFTTGTYLTEHTRIHTGEKPYKCDVCSKTFTMRQSLTAHLRNHTGEKPYKCDVCSKTFSRKHILTAHLRIHTGERPYKCDVCSKTFTLKENLIGHIRIHTGEKPYKCNVCSKAFTIKQSLNKHLRIHTGDKPYKCNVCSKTFTTKQSLTEHLRIHTREKPYMCDVCSKTFTVKQSLTVHLRIHSREKSNMCYVCSKVFTTSIGLVVHLRVHTGEKPYK; encoded by the coding sequence atgatgaattctaaaccaccttttgaatttccgatgaaaattgaAATTGAAGATCCAGTTTTACctgcagtcgatccagaaaataatgatacggcggtcagtgttgctctctttaatgatggcgctcttttcttggatccaaaaatggaagtcaaagtagaaccagaaatatttgattctagcgaaagcaacttcaaaaattcctacgagtacgatgcatcagtgagtgaaaacGGTTCAGTAAGTTGTAAAGGGGACGTCGACAATGAGGGTAGTGTAGACACTTACTTAAGGACAGTTATggaagaggataaaggaaaagaaaagcgAAGACCTTCATGTGTAATCATTGGAAAAGAATTATTAgagaaagatgttttgaatcaagaggtgaatcaaataaatgagcagcagataaaaaaaaggatatttggtaatgttaactccaatgctctagctagaaagcgatTCACATGCACTGAATGTGGGAAATCGTTTCGTGATAGATATTGTCTTActttacatttaagaattcacacgggcgAGAAGCCATACACATGTAATGTTTGTAGTAAAGCATTTACTACGAAAAAACTTCTTACTGGACATTTAGGAATTCACCTGGAAGAGAAGCCATATAAATGTAACgtttgtagcaaaacatttacttcaaaatataatctcactacacatttaagaattcacatggaagggaatccatacaaatgcaatgtctgtagcaaaacatttactacaaaagcacgtctcactgtacatttaagaattcacacgggagagaggccatacaaatgtaatgtctgtagcaaagcatttaatGTAAAAGGAGGTCTCattgaacatttaagaattcacacgggagagaagccatacaaatgtaatgtttgtagcaaagcatttacttcAAAACAACTTCTCACTAgacatttaagagttcacacaggagagaagccatacaagtgtaatatctgtagcaaaacatttacttcaaaacaaaatctcactacacatttaagaattcacatggaagggaatccatacaaatgcaatgtatgtagcaaaacatttactacaaaagcACATCTCaatgtacatttaagaattcacacgggagagaggccatacaaatgtaatgtctgtagcaaaacatttaatgtaAAAGAAAGTCTTGttcaacatttaagaattcacacgggagagaagccatacaattgcgatgtctgtagcaaaacatttactacaagaCAAAGTCTCACTGTACATataagaattcacatggaagaGAAGCCATACAATTGCTATGCGTGtggaaaaacatttgctacaaaacAAATTCTCACTGCACATTTAAAAATTCACAcgagagagaagccatacaagtgcgatgtctgtaacaAAGAATTTACTACGGGAACATATCTCACTGAACAcacaagaattcacacgggagagaagccatacaagtgcgatgtgtgtagcaaaacatttactatgAGACAAAGTCTCACTGCACATTTAAGaaatcacacgggagagaagccatacaagtgcgatgtgtGTAGCAAAACATTTAGTAGGAAACACATTCTCACTGCACATTtgagaattcacacgggagagagacCGTACAAGTGCGATgtatgtagcaaaacatttactttaaAAGAAAATCTCATTGGACAtataagaattcacacgggagagaagccatataagtgcaatgtctgtagcaaagcatttaccaTAAAACAAAGTCTCaataaacatttaagaattcacacaggagataAGCcttacaagtgcaatgtctgtagcaaaacatttactacaaaacaaagtctcactgaa
- the LOC137653986 gene encoding zinc finger protein 765-like gives MKYSLTEHSIVHTGVKPYKCDVCSKTFTSKQDLTAHLRIHTGEKPYKCNVCSKSYTSKYHLIEHSRVHTGDKPYKCDVCSKAFTSKNRLTAHLKVHTGEIPYKCYVCGKIFPMKHRLTEHLRVHTGEKPYKCNVCSKTFTTKQSLTKHSRVHTRENPYK, from the coding sequence ATGAAATACAGTCTCACTGAACATTCAATAGTTCACACAGGGgtgaagccatacaagtgcgatgtctgtagcaaaacattcacTTCAAAACAAGATCTCactgcacatttaagaattcacacgggagagaagccatataagtgcaatgtctgtagcaaatcaTATACTTCAAAATACCATCTCATTGAGCATTCAAGAGTTCATACGGGAGACaagccatacaagtgtgatgtctgtagcaaagcatttacttcGAAAAACAGACTCACTGCACATTTAAAAGTTCACACGGGAGAGATTCCATACAAGTGCTATGTGTGTGGCAAAATATTTCCTATGAAACATcgtctcactgaacatttaagagttcacacgggagagaagccatacaagtgcaatgtctgtagcaaaacatttactacaaaacAAAGTCTCACTAAACATTCAAGAGTTCACACGAGAGAGAACCCGTACAAGTGA
- the LOC137654624 gene encoding zinc finger protein 665-like — protein MMNSKPPFEFPMKIEIEDPVLPAVDPENNDTAVSVALFNDGALFLDPKMEVKVEPEIFDSSESNFKNSYEYDASVSENGSVSCKGDVDNEGSVDTYLRTVMEEDKGKEKRRPSCVIIGKELLEKDVLNQEVNQINEQQIKKRIFGNVNSNALARKRFTCTECGKSFRDRYCLTLHLRIHTGEKPYTCNVCSKAFTTKKLLTGHLGIHLEEKPYKCNVCSKTFTSKYNLTTHLRIHMEGNPYKCNVCSKTFTTKARLTVHIRIHTGERPYKCNVCSKAFNVKGGLIEHLRIHTGEKPYKCNVCSKAFTTKQLLTRHLRVHTGEKPYKCNVCSKTFTSKQNLTTHLRIHMEGNPYKCNVCSKTFTTKAHLNAHLRIHTGERPYKCNVCSKTFNVKESLVQHLRIHTGEKPYNCDVCSKTFTTRQSLTVHIRIHMEEKPYNCDACGKTFATKQILTAHLKIHTREKPYKCDVCNKEFTTETYLTEHTRIHTGEKPYKCDVCSKTFTMRQSLTAHLRNHTGEKPYKCDVCSKTFSRKHILTAHLRIHTGERPYKCDVCSKTFTLKENLIGHIRIHTGEKPYKCNVCSKAFTIKQSLNKHLRIHTGDKPYKCNVCSKTFTTKQSLTEHLRIHTREKPYMCDVCSKTFTVKQSLTEHLRIHSREKSNMCYVCSKVFTTSIGLVVHLRVHMGEKPYK, from the coding sequence ATGATGAATTCTAAACCACCTTttgaatttccgatgaaaattgaAATTGAAGATCCAGTTTTACctgcagtcgatccagaaaataatgatacggcggtcagtgttgctctctttaatgatggcgctcttttcttggatccaaaaatggaagtcaaagtagaaccagaaatatttgattctagcgaaagcaacttcaaaaattcctacgagtacgatgcatcagtgagtgaaaacGGTTCAGTAAGTTGTAAAGGGGACGTCGACAATGAGGGTAGTGTAGACACTTACTTAAGGACAGTTATggaagaggataaaggaaaagaaaagcgAAGACCTTCATGTGTAATCATTGGAAAAGAATTATTAgagaaagatgttttgaatcaagaggtgaatcaaataaatgagcagcagataaaaaaaaggatatttggtaatgttaactccaatgcACTAGCTAGAAAGCGATTCACATGCACTGAATGTGGGAAATCGTTTCGTGATAGATATTGTCTTActttacatttaagaattcacacgggcgAGAAGCCATACACATGTAATGTTTGTAGTAAAGCATTTACTACGAAAAAACTTCTTACTGGACATTTAGGAATTCACCTGGAAGAGAAGCCATATAAATGTAACgtttgtagcaaaacatttacttcaaaatataatctcactacacatttaagaattcacatggaagggaatccatacaaatgcaatgtctgtagcaaaacatttactacaaaagcACGTCTCACTGTACAtataagaattcacacgggagagaggccatacaaatgtaatgtctgtagcaaagcatttaatGTAAAAGGAGGTCTCattgaacatttaagaattcacacgggagagaagccatacaaatgtaatgtttgtagcaaagcatttactacaaAACAACTTCTCACTAgacatttaagagttcacacaggagagaagccatacaagtgtaatgtctgtagcaaaacatttacttcaaaacaaaatctcactacacatttaagaattcacatggaagggaatccatacaaatgcaatgtatgtagcaaaacatttactacaaaagcACATCTCAatgcacatttaagaattcacacgggagagaggccatacaaatgtaatgtctgtagcaaaacatttaatgtaAAAGAAAGTCTTGttcaacatttaagaattcacacgggagagaagccatacaattgcgatgtctgtagcaaaacatttactacaagaCAAAGTCTCACTGTACATataagaattcacatggaagaGAAGCCATACAATTGCGATGCGTGtggaaaaacatttgctacaaaacAAATTCTCACTGCACATTTAAAAATTCACAcgagagagaagccatacaagtgcgatgtctgtaacaAAGAATTTACTACGGAAACATATCTCACTGAACAcacaagaattcacacgggagagaagccatacaagtgcgatgtgtgtagcaaaacatttactatgAGACAAAGTCTCACTGCACATTTAAGaaatcacacgggagagaagccatacaagtgcgatgtgtGTAGCAAAACATTTAGTAGGAAACACATTCTCACTGCACATTtgagaattcacacgggagagagacCGTACAAGTGCGATgtatgtagcaaaacatttactttaaAAGAAAATCTCATTGGACAtataagaattcacacgggagagaagccatataagtgcaatgtctgtagcaaagcatttaccaTAAAACAAAGTCTCaataaacatttaagaattcacacaggagataagccatacaagtgcaatgtctgtagcaaaacatttactacaaaacaaagtctcactgaacatttaagaattcacacgagaGAGAAACCATACatgtgcgatgtctgtagcaaaacatttactgtgaaacaaagtctcactgaacatttaagaattcactcGAGAGAGAAGTCAAACATGTGCTATGTCTGTAGCAAGGTATTTACTACGTCAATAGGTCTCGTtgtacatttaagagttcacatgggagagaagccatacaagtga